The proteins below come from a single Malus domestica chromosome 03, GDT2T_hap1 genomic window:
- the LOC139194322 gene encoding secreted RxLR effector protein 161-like, which produces MVVRTLDAKRDPFRPKKDEEKILKPEVPYLRAIGALLYLAQCTRPDISFVVNLLARYSNAPTHRHWNDVKDIFRYLKGTTDLGLFYTRESPSVAAPYGPQIDFHLVGYAYAGYLFDPHRARSQTSYVFTVVDTAISWRSTKQMLVATSSNHVEILALHEASRALFHWVFAS; this is translated from the coding sequence atggtcgttcggactctagatgctaaacgagatccttTCCGTCCAAAGAAGGATGAGGAAAAGattttgaaacccgaagttccttacctaagagcaattggggctttattgtacttggctcagtgcactagacccgacatctccttcgttgtGAATTTATTGGCTAGATATAGCAATGCGCCCACACACAGGCACTGGAAtgatgttaaagacatttttcgctacctcaaaggtactacggatttgggtttGTTCTATACCCGCGAATCTCCAAGTGTTGCCGCCCCCTATGGCCCTCAGATTGATTTTCACCTTGTTGGTTACGCATATGCTGGATATCTGTTTGACCCACATAGAGCACGTTCTCAAActagttatgtctttaccgttgtagacaccgctatatcttggaggtctaccaagcaaatgctAGTTGCGACTTCATCTAACCATGTTGAGATTCTCGCCTTGCATGAAGCATCGC